From one Plantibacter flavus genomic stretch:
- a CDS encoding cell division protein PerM, translating into MNRLTVALLAALDATLAVAIGIGVALVPLLALWALHFQLDVDPAALWRGAVDIWALGNGSSMRITLDTALITQLGLPAGMEPFLVSLAPLAFTIGTVLFGLRTGARAARSAWWQGAVVLSVLVFALLSFLVALTALHPAVRPSIVQGTLAPTVRFAGGVVVAALWVRFREQDAADPILDGLRAMRDRMPDGTWSMIVAALRGGALAATGLVAVSAVLTAILIAVGYGAIISLHESAQFGVLGGAIVTGAELLYLPNLVIWAMTWITGAGFAIGSGTAISPIGTLVGPMPAVPVLGAIPRGESPLGFVVLVVPVVIGFAAAVVLRRRLLVDLDGRGGLARLAVVGLGVGVTAGIIVGVLAALSAGAAGPGRLIEVGPNGWATGLWTTLTVGIAAVVGMAAGPTHLADEDRLPELYAQPSGRGARDR; encoded by the coding sequence ATGAACCGTCTGACCGTCGCCCTCCTCGCCGCCCTCGATGCCACCCTCGCCGTGGCCATCGGCATCGGTGTCGCACTCGTCCCACTCCTCGCCCTCTGGGCCCTGCACTTCCAGTTGGACGTCGACCCGGCCGCGCTCTGGCGGGGGGCCGTCGACATCTGGGCGCTCGGCAACGGCTCGAGCATGCGCATCACCCTCGACACGGCCCTCATCACCCAGCTCGGACTGCCCGCCGGGATGGAGCCGTTCCTCGTCTCCCTGGCGCCCCTCGCCTTCACGATCGGCACGGTCCTGTTCGGTCTGCGCACCGGGGCCCGCGCGGCGCGCAGCGCCTGGTGGCAGGGTGCCGTCGTGCTGTCGGTGCTCGTGTTCGCTCTGCTCTCGTTCCTCGTGGCCCTCACCGCCCTCCACCCGGCGGTGCGCCCCTCGATCGTCCAGGGGACCCTCGCGCCGACCGTGCGCTTCGCAGGCGGGGTCGTGGTCGCCGCACTGTGGGTCCGGTTCCGTGAGCAGGACGCGGCCGATCCGATCCTCGACGGACTCCGCGCGATGCGAGACCGGATGCCGGACGGGACCTGGTCGATGATCGTCGCGGCGCTGCGTGGTGGAGCGCTCGCAGCCACCGGACTGGTGGCGGTCTCCGCGGTCCTGACCGCCATCCTCATCGCCGTCGGCTACGGTGCCATCATCTCCCTGCATGAGAGCGCGCAGTTCGGCGTCCTGGGTGGTGCCATCGTCACCGGCGCCGAACTCCTGTACCTCCCGAACCTCGTGATCTGGGCCATGACCTGGATCACCGGCGCGGGCTTCGCCATCGGGAGCGGCACGGCGATCTCACCGATCGGCACGCTCGTCGGGCCCATGCCGGCCGTGCCGGTCCTCGGCGCCATCCCGAGGGGGGAGAGCCCACTCGGCTTCGTGGTCCTCGTGGTCCCGGTCGTCATCGGATTCGCCGCCGCCGTGGTGCTGCGCCGTCGTCTGCTCGTCGACCTCGACGGGCGTGGCGGGCTCGCACGACTGGCGGTCGTCGGTCTCGGCGTCGGGGTCACCGCCGGCATCATCGTCGGAGTTCTCGCGGCCCTCTCGGCGGGCGCGGCAGGACCAGGTCGACTCATCGAGGTCGGCCCGAACGGTTGGGCGACGGGCCTGTGGACCACGCTGACGGTCGGGATCGCGGCCGTGGTCGGTATGGCGGCCGGTCCGACGCATCTGGCCGATGAGGACCGCCTCCCGGAGCTGTACGCCCAGCCGAGCGGCCGGGGTGCCCGCGACCGATAG
- the sucD gene encoding succinate--CoA ligase subunit alpha, whose protein sequence is MSIFLNKDSKVIVQGITGGEGTKHTALMLKAGTQVVGGVNARKAGTTVTHDGGVELPVFATVAEAIKETGADVSIAFVPPAFTKDAVIEAIDAEIPLLVIITEGVPVGDSAEFWAYAQSKGSKTRIIGPNCPGIITPGESLVGITPANIAGKGPIGLVSKSGTLTYQMMYELREIGFSTAIGIGGDPIIGTTHIDALAAFEADPETKAIVMIGEIGGDAEERAADFIKANVTKPVVGYVAGFTAPEGKTMGHAGAIVSGSAGTAQAKKEALEAAGVKVGKTPSETADLMREIIASL, encoded by the coding sequence ATGTCAATCTTCCTCAACAAGGACTCCAAGGTCATCGTCCAGGGCATCACCGGAGGCGAGGGCACCAAGCACACGGCGCTCATGCTGAAGGCCGGCACCCAGGTCGTCGGCGGCGTCAACGCCCGCAAGGCCGGCACGACCGTCACCCACGACGGTGGCGTCGAGCTGCCCGTGTTCGCCACGGTCGCCGAGGCCATCAAGGAGACCGGCGCAGACGTGTCGATCGCCTTCGTGCCCCCGGCCTTCACCAAGGACGCGGTCATCGAGGCCATCGACGCCGAGATCCCGCTGCTCGTCATCATCACCGAGGGTGTGCCGGTGGGCGACTCCGCCGAGTTCTGGGCCTACGCCCAGTCGAAGGGCTCCAAGACCCGCATCATCGGCCCCAACTGCCCCGGCATCATCACGCCTGGTGAGTCCCTCGTCGGCATCACGCCCGCGAACATCGCCGGCAAGGGACCGATCGGCCTCGTGTCGAAGTCGGGCACCCTCACGTACCAGATGATGTACGAGCTGCGCGAGATCGGTTTCTCGACGGCGATCGGCATCGGCGGCGACCCGATCATCGGCACGACGCACATCGACGCGCTCGCCGCGTTCGAGGCCGACCCCGAGACCAAGGCCATCGTCATGATCGGTGAGATCGGTGGCGACGCCGAGGAGCGCGCGGCCGATTTCATCAAGGCGAACGTCACGAAGCCGGTCGTCGGCTACGTCGCGGGCTTCACCGCGCCCGAGGGCAAGACGATGGGCCACGCCGGCGCGATCGTCTCGGGCTCCGCAGGCACCGCGCAGGCGAAGAAGGAGGCCCTCGAGGCCGCCGGCGTCAAGGTCGGCAAGACGCCGAGCGAGACCGCCGACCTCATGCGCGAGATCATCGCCTCGCTGTAA